In Penicillium oxalicum strain HP7-1 chromosome I, whole genome shotgun sequence, a single window of DNA contains:
- a CDS encoding Nucleoporin POM33, with product MAPPPPATMPLAERLKTLAQTLQFAWFVGHLTLLISVFRYTLSFISFNYYSSAARISYRLAFVSAAVTYGIVVYKGHFARGVSGNVSQIIVKLISDENVQYFGMALVWLYSRQLVLALLPFSVYSVFHVATYTRTYLIPTVQPPVPNPSGPASPTSGKPATKQSPLAETIGRFIKQYYDASMGVVASLEILLLFRLIISALTFSKGSWVLLVIYLAFFRARHAQSSFVQSAVRQGWEGFKGVVRQVYDATNLGRYISGPAAANKKPQ from the exons atggctcctcctccgcctgcAACCATGCCTCTGGCCGAGAGGCTGAAGACCTTGGCCCAAACCCTCCA ATTCGCCTGGTTTGTCGG CCACTTGACCCTGCTCATCTCAGTCTTTCGCTATACACTCTCTttcatctccttcaactACTATTCCTCCGCCGCCCGGATCTCTTACCGCCTGGCCTTTGTCTCTGCCGCCGTGACCTATGGAATTGTCGTCTACAAGGGTCACTTTGCGCGAGGTGTCTCCGGCAATGTGTCACAGATCATCGTCAAGCTCATCTCGGATGAGAATGTGCAGTACTTTG GAATGGCGCTTGTCTGGCTCTACTCCCGTCAGCTCGTGCTGGCTCTCCTTCCCTTCAGCGTCTACTCGGTCTTCCACGTGGCGACTTACACCCGTACCTACCTGATTCCCACCGTGCAGCCTCCGGTTCCCAACCCCTCGGGACCCGCCTCGCCCACCTCGGGCAAACCCGCCACGAAGCAGAGCCCGCTCGCCGAGACCATCGGCCGCTTCATCAAGCAGTACTACGATGCCAGCATGGGTGTGGTAGCCTCTCTTGAGATCCTGCTTCTCTTCcgcctcatcatctccgccctCACTTTCTCCAAGGGAAGCTGGGTCCTGTTGGTCATCTATCTGGCCTTCTTCCGTGCCCGTCACGCCCAGAGCTCCTTCGTTCAGTCGGCT GTGCGTCAGGGCTGGGAAGGCTTCAAGGGTGTGGTGCGCCAGGTCTATGATGCCACCAACTTGGGCCGCTACATCTCTGGTCCCGCGGCCGCCAACAAGAAGCCCCAGTAA